One region of Quercus lobata isolate SW786 chromosome 2, ValleyOak3.0 Primary Assembly, whole genome shotgun sequence genomic DNA includes:
- the LOC115972197 gene encoding MDIS1-interacting receptor like kinase 2-like, with protein LQRFLSLPFIFPNHEQNKNVTSPHNFHSLLLLWCFFYSRCWVIGKTQSNPSRTKNGDLFSIWNFDGKIAYEDIIEATKDFDIRYCIGTGGYDSVYKAQLPSRKVVALKKLHRLEAEDPSFDKSFKNEVQMLSKIRHRNIVKLHGYCLHKRCMFLVYQYMERGSLFCILSDDVEALELDWPKRMNIIKSIAHALSYMHHECIPVIIHRDISSNNILLNSDLEAFVSDFGTARLLDPDSSNQTLVVGTYGYIAPELAYTMVVTEKCDVYNFGMVALEILMGKHPGEFLTSLSTLSSQNLMLKEILDQRLPPPNHSIAQDIFFAASVAFACLRTKPKSRPAMKWVSQECLSGKKPLAIPLHAISLWQLRNQEIYMMAESETQSFSSCC; from the exons tttcattctcttttacTTCTTTGGTGTTTTTTCTACTCTCGATGTTGGGTTATAGGGAAAACACAATCCAATCCAAGCAGAACAAAAAATGGGGACTTGTTCTCAATATGGAATTTTGATGGAAAAATTGCATACGAAGATATCATTGAAGCAACAAAAGACTTTGACATTAGATATTGCATTGGAACAGGTGGTTATGATAGTGTTTATAAAGCACAATTGCCTAGCAGGAAAGTTGTTGCCCTAAAAAAACTTCATCGCTTAGAGGCTGAGGACCCAAGTTTTGACAAGAGTTTCAAGAACGAGGTACAAATGCTATCAAAAATTCGGCATCGAAACATTGTGAAACTTCATGGCTATTGCTTGCATAAACGATGCATGTTTTTGGTTTATCAATACATGGAAAGGGGAAGCTTATTTTGTATCCTAAGTGACGATGTTGAAGCACTAGAATTAGATTGGCCTAAGAGGATGAACATTATCAAAAGCATAGCACATGCCTTATCTTACATGCATCATGAATGCATCCCAGTAATTATTCATCGTGATATATCAAGcaacaatattttattgaacTCTGATCTAGAGGCTTTTGTCTCCGACTTTGGCACGGCTAGACTTCTTGATCCTGATTCCTCCAACCAAACTTTAGTTGTTGGGACCTATGGTTATATTGCCCCAG AACTGGCATATACCATGGTGGTGACTGAAAAATGTGATGTTTACAACTTTGGAATGGTGGCACTAGAAATATTAATGGGAAAACACCCAGGAGAATTCTTGACTTCATTATCAACGTTGTCTTCTCAAAATTTGATGTTAAAAGAAATATTAGATCAACGTTTGCCACCACCAAATCATTCAATTGCACAAGATATTTTCTTTGCTGCGTCTGTAGCCTTTGCATGCTTACGCACCAAACCAAAGTCTCGGCCTGCGATGAAATGGGTGTCCCAAGAATGTCTTTCAGGTAAGAAACCACTAGCCATCCCCTTGCATGCAATTTCACTATGGCAGTTAAGGAATCAAGAAATTTATATGATGGCAGAGAGTGAAACACAATCATTTAGTTCTTGTTGTTAG